In Prescottella soli, a genomic segment contains:
- a CDS encoding rhomboid family intramembrane serine protease, whose protein sequence is MWQRAAMTIGGFVAVLYVLEAIDTVAGNRLDAWGIQPLSVDGLRGIAFAPMLHNGWGHLFANTVPLLVLGFLVLMSGIGRGLAATGIIWVIGGLGTWLTGGHALHLGASVLVFGWLAFLLVRGVFTRSVGQILLGVVVLFVYGGILWGVLPGQNGISWQGHLFGAIGGVVAAWVLSSDTRRKRVAAPAAGGISTASRPLG, encoded by the coding sequence ATGTGGCAGCGCGCCGCGATGACCATCGGTGGTTTCGTCGCGGTCCTCTACGTGCTCGAGGCGATCGACACCGTCGCCGGAAACCGGCTGGACGCATGGGGCATCCAGCCGCTCTCGGTCGACGGGCTGAGGGGCATCGCGTTCGCGCCGATGCTCCACAACGGCTGGGGGCACCTGTTCGCGAACACGGTGCCGCTGCTGGTGCTGGGGTTCCTGGTGCTGATGTCGGGGATCGGGCGAGGTCTGGCGGCCACCGGGATCATCTGGGTGATCGGCGGTCTCGGCACGTGGCTGACGGGCGGCCACGCCCTGCATCTCGGCGCGTCGGTCCTGGTCTTCGGATGGCTCGCGTTCCTGCTGGTGCGCGGGGTCTTCACCCGCAGCGTCGGTCAGATCCTGCTCGGCGTCGTCGTACTGTTCGTGTACGGCGGCATCCTGTGGGGCGTGCTGCCGGGGCAGAACGGGATCTCGTGGCAGGGGCACCTGTTCGGGGCGATCGGCGGGGTCGTGGCGGCCTGGGTGCTGTCGTCGGACACCCGGCGCAAGCGCGTGGCGGCGCCCGCGGCGGGCGGCATCTCCACCGCATCGCGCCCGCTGGGCTGA
- a CDS encoding P1 family peptidase, with the protein MTAPRRAVVTGPSDSLCDVEGVLVGHDYLLDADATLGSGAATGCTVVRVPSGATAAVDVRGGGPGTRETDLLDPSHSVQRVDAVLLSGGSAYGLAAADGVMRWLEEHDHGIPMGAPGQVVPIVPGAVIFDLPVGDWHTRPTTEFGYRATDRAGTAVETGSVGAGTGARAGVLKGGVGTASTVIQGGPADGVTVAALMVANPVGSVWDPETGLPWGLSLADAERRGVRRPAPDELAAANALGEKATVLNTTIGVVATDAELSKASCRRVAVAGHDGMARAIRPAHSPLDGDTIFALATGTRETPTPDGVPAAFPAELPILDAVCSAAAQCVQRAIVDAILSATTVAGIPSYRDVFPSAFGTSG; encoded by the coding sequence GTGACGGCGCCCCGGCGGGCGGTCGTGACCGGGCCGTCGGACTCCCTGTGCGACGTCGAGGGTGTCCTGGTGGGGCACGACTACCTGCTCGACGCCGACGCGACTCTCGGCTCCGGCGCGGCGACCGGCTGCACCGTGGTGCGGGTCCCGTCCGGGGCCACCGCAGCCGTCGACGTGCGCGGCGGCGGCCCCGGCACCCGGGAGACCGACCTGCTCGACCCGAGCCATTCGGTGCAGCGGGTCGACGCGGTGCTGCTGTCCGGCGGCAGCGCGTACGGCCTGGCCGCGGCAGACGGTGTCATGCGCTGGCTCGAGGAGCACGATCACGGCATCCCGATGGGCGCGCCGGGCCAGGTGGTCCCCATCGTGCCGGGCGCGGTGATCTTCGATCTGCCCGTCGGCGACTGGCACACCCGCCCGACAACCGAGTTCGGCTACCGGGCGACGGACCGGGCGGGTACCGCCGTCGAGACCGGCAGCGTCGGCGCCGGCACCGGCGCCCGGGCCGGGGTCCTCAAGGGCGGTGTCGGCACCGCCAGCACGGTCATCCAGGGCGGACCGGCCGACGGCGTGACCGTCGCCGCGCTCATGGTCGCCAATCCGGTCGGCTCGGTGTGGGATCCGGAGACCGGCCTGCCGTGGGGCCTGTCGCTCGCGGACGCGGAGCGGCGCGGGGTCCGGCGGCCCGCACCCGACGAGCTCGCCGCGGCAAACGCGCTGGGAGAGAAGGCGACCGTCCTCAACACCACGATCGGGGTCGTCGCGACCGATGCCGAGCTGTCGAAGGCGTCGTGCCGCCGGGTCGCGGTCGCCGGGCACGACGGCATGGCCCGCGCGATCCGGCCCGCGCATTCACCGCTCGACGGCGACACCATCTTCGCGCTCGCGACGGGGACCCGCGAGACCCCGACACCGGACGGCGTGCCCGCGGCGTTCCCGGCCGAACTGCCGATCCTGGACGCGGTCTGTTCGGCGGCCGCGCAGTGCGTGCAGCGCGCCATCGTCGACGCGATCCTCTCGGCCACCACCGTCGCGGGCATCCCCAGCTACCGGGACGTGTTCCCGTCGGCGTTCGGGACTTCCGGCTAG
- a CDS encoding DUF2017 domain-containing protein: MRTWTRKNSLGGLKLRSEMDAHEAAVLRSLVSSVTGLLEERAASAPTDELAALTGMRTGNSDTPSDAALARLLPDFQRADPDAPDNDPERGNVNSALRSLHEPDIIDDKIAAGAVMLQTVPAEGGKVALTPEQADAWLAGLNDIRLALGTNLGIDADTPDELEEGDPRAPHLDVYHWLTWMQDSLVQALMS; this comes from the coding sequence GTGCGGACTTGGACGAGGAAGAACTCACTCGGCGGATTGAAGCTGCGTTCGGAGATGGACGCGCACGAGGCGGCAGTGCTGAGGTCGCTGGTGTCCTCGGTGACCGGGCTGCTCGAGGAGCGGGCCGCATCGGCGCCGACGGACGAGCTGGCGGCGCTCACCGGCATGCGGACCGGCAACAGCGACACCCCGTCGGACGCCGCCCTCGCCCGGCTGCTTCCGGACTTCCAGCGCGCGGACCCCGACGCACCCGACAACGATCCCGAGCGGGGCAACGTCAACAGCGCGCTGCGCAGCCTGCACGAGCCGGACATCATCGACGACAAGATCGCGGCCGGCGCGGTGATGCTGCAGACCGTCCCCGCCGAGGGCGGCAAGGTCGCGCTCACCCCGGAGCAGGCGGACGCCTGGCTCGCCGGTCTCAACGACATCCGCCTGGCGCTCGGCACCAACCTCGGCATCGACGCCGACACCCCCGACGAGTTGGAGGAAGGTGACCCCCGGGCCCCGCATCTCGACGTCTACCACTGGCTGACGTGGATGCAGGACTCGCTCGTCCAGGCGCTGATGTCGTGA